A single region of the Cereibacter sphaeroides 2.4.1 genome encodes:
- a CDS encoding P-loop ATPase, Sll1717 family, producing MTIPTFKDIDFGEIDANAEHLMALLRRGIPMFERAFVPPPMQNLDRFKQHEKFLIYGQKGTGKSAVLRHLEAHSVKAGYRTDYIIFKDNVSEESDLFESGILSPVSEQDVLKIRHYLHIMKRMLLLKFLYLMIAEKGERVAGELDAAAPFLGKVMEWFKNSTLSDVSSYAIRTAFDLASSVKKDEQEGLRSIDFGKLLKGQNDTLLKSLVAQAKKESFKAVIFVDEIHFSFKDNESYRQDAMLVRDCIAAALNLNETFIRNGVTCFVQVAVRSEFLEHPVIAQAEIQNQIHSFGEPIDWSSEKYDEKSRLWGFVLARVKLEDSRVTSRQFFDNYVGNGRATSLLEHTWSKPRDLIRFFNVAKRRYPKKTNLDKADFDSVIKEYSIEAWRELRTALSSFLNESALLRLEEFLGENAHRNYNHTPFKKEDLVDFLMGVKSEFDNNLDVGLVLGLLYILGVLQMRSEMAGGTIFNAYHRANLQPKWDWEIYMHPAVAKRFS from the coding sequence ATGACGATTCCGACATTCAAAGATATTGATTTTGGAGAAATAGATGCGAATGCGGAGCACCTCATGGCGCTGCTTAGAAGAGGCATTCCAATGTTTGAGCGGGCCTTCGTGCCTCCGCCAATGCAGAACCTTGATCGCTTTAAGCAACATGAGAAATTTTTGATCTATGGCCAGAAGGGAACTGGGAAGTCGGCAGTTCTCAGACATCTTGAGGCGCATTCAGTTAAGGCGGGATATCGAACGGACTATATAATTTTCAAGGACAATGTCTCAGAAGAATCGGATTTGTTTGAAAGCGGAATTCTAAGCCCCGTATCCGAGCAGGATGTCTTAAAAATACGACATTATCTTCACATTATGAAAAGAATGCTGCTCCTTAAGTTTCTCTACTTAATGATTGCGGAGAAGGGTGAGAGAGTTGCTGGAGAGTTGGATGCGGCGGCTCCCTTCTTGGGCAAGGTCATGGAGTGGTTCAAGAATTCAACGCTTTCGGACGTATCATCTTACGCAATCCGAACAGCATTTGATTTAGCTTCATCGGTAAAGAAAGACGAACAAGAAGGATTGAGGTCGATTGACTTTGGCAAGCTCTTAAAGGGTCAAAACGATACGCTGCTGAAATCTCTCGTCGCTCAGGCTAAGAAGGAGAGCTTCAAGGCTGTAATTTTCGTTGATGAAATCCACTTCTCATTTAAGGATAACGAATCTTATAGACAAGATGCGATGTTGGTTCGCGATTGCATCGCTGCGGCTTTGAACCTTAACGAGACATTCATTCGAAACGGCGTAACCTGCTTTGTCCAAGTGGCCGTTCGGTCGGAATTTCTTGAGCACCCCGTTATTGCACAGGCGGAAATACAAAATCAAATTCATTCATTTGGCGAGCCTATAGATTGGTCGAGTGAGAAATATGATGAAAAATCTAGGCTTTGGGGTTTTGTTTTGGCGAGAGTTAAACTCGAAGATAGCCGAGTCACCTCAAGGCAATTCTTCGATAATTATGTAGGGAATGGAAGAGCAACGTCGCTTCTTGAACATACCTGGTCTAAGCCTCGAGATTTGATTCGCTTCTTCAACGTTGCAAAACGCCGTTATCCAAAAAAAACTAATCTCGACAAGGCTGATTTTGATAGCGTCATCAAGGAATATAGTATCGAGGCATGGCGGGAACTTAGGACAGCACTCTCATCCTTCCTAAACGAGTCCGCTCTGCTCAGGCTGGAAGAGTTCTTAGGAGAGAATGCGCACAGAAATTATAACCATACCCCCTTCAAGAAAGAAGATCTTGTGGATTTCCTGATGGGCGTAAAGTCGGAGTTTGATAATAATTTGGATGTGGGACTGGTTTTGGGCTTGCTATATATATTGGGCGTCCTGCAGATGCGTAGTGAGATGGCTGGCGGGACGATATTCAACGCCTACCATCGCGCAAATCTTCAGCCGAAATGGGATTGGGAGATTTATATGCACCCCGCTGTTGCGAAAAGATTTTCATAG
- a CDS encoding SAVED domain-containing protein: MADPSARWHGDDYQSRHFWIHAASLLDEHSTHVAEVTFEAHGPKSFDDVVVRYDPGRPDRRSPEPVHQDHYQIKWHTDHSGHFGYEQLMDPRFISGTAVSLLERLRNAKLTAPPNSAFHFVTTHDLTQGDPLRELVSNVDHSIRLKILKEGKTARSTMGKVRKAWCKHLKVTDEELFDILTGFHIETRARSLESLRTEVAMRFRTVGLNGHETDTIFPYDGFARELVVKQIRSLDRAKFRSLCEREGWYLQKRAPSKRGVAIQTYAPRATPADLLLAAPENTLVLADHFNDRKLKEGHSWDQIRDEVRSFLDAKLRETVDFRLFLDAPSSLAFLSGSCLGLKSGASVELVQMGYGNPNRIWDTADGRGGPLPDIETLRVGDGQDIGLVISLARNALYKVREYLQRELPEVGTVIHVTPPGGAAQGSVSGGEHALAIAGQAGQVVSDLSRPGGRTHIFIAAPNAVAFFLGQQADSMGVCIPYEFDFKKEVDASYRPSFEIGLQRP, encoded by the coding sequence ATGGCAGATCCGAGTGCGCGGTGGCACGGAGACGACTATCAGTCACGCCATTTCTGGATACATGCCGCTTCCCTCCTGGACGAGCATTCCACTCATGTAGCTGAAGTCACATTCGAAGCACACGGTCCCAAATCATTTGACGATGTCGTTGTCCGGTACGATCCCGGCCGGCCCGATCGGAGGAGCCCGGAACCAGTTCATCAGGATCACTATCAGATCAAGTGGCACACTGATCACTCGGGGCACTTCGGCTACGAGCAGCTAATGGATCCAAGGTTCATTTCGGGAACTGCCGTATCGTTGCTCGAAAGGTTGCGCAATGCGAAGCTGACTGCCCCCCCGAACTCAGCCTTCCATTTTGTCACCACCCATGACTTGACGCAGGGCGACCCGCTGCGGGAACTTGTCTCCAATGTGGACCATTCAATCCGCCTGAAGATCCTTAAAGAGGGTAAAACCGCTAGAAGCACGATGGGAAAGGTCCGGAAAGCTTGGTGCAAACATCTCAAGGTGACGGACGAAGAGCTTTTCGACATTCTGACCGGCTTCCACATAGAGACCCGTGCCCGAAGCCTAGAGTCTTTGCGAACCGAAGTGGCCATGCGTTTCCGGACGGTTGGCCTGAACGGCCACGAGACCGATACGATTTTCCCCTATGATGGGTTCGCAAGGGAGCTCGTCGTCAAGCAAATCCGAAGTCTGGACCGCGCCAAGTTTCGGTCCCTTTGTGAGCGAGAGGGCTGGTATCTTCAGAAGCGCGCGCCCTCCAAACGCGGGGTTGCAATCCAGACATACGCGCCCCGTGCAACGCCTGCCGATCTCCTACTTGCCGCGCCGGAGAATACCTTGGTCCTGGCTGATCACTTCAACGACCGGAAATTGAAGGAGGGGCATAGCTGGGATCAGATCAGAGATGAAGTTAGAAGCTTCTTGGACGCCAAGCTACGTGAGACCGTCGATTTCCGGCTTTTCCTCGATGCACCGTCTTCGTTGGCATTCCTGTCCGGCTCCTGTCTAGGTCTGAAATCTGGAGCATCCGTCGAGCTAGTCCAGATGGGTTACGGCAACCCGAACCGGATCTGGGATACCGCTGACGGGCGAGGTGGTCCGCTTCCCGACATAGAGACGCTTAGAGTTGGAGACGGGCAAGACATCGGCCTCGTTATAAGCCTTGCCCGCAACGCACTTTACAAAGTGCGAGAGTATCTCCAGAGAGAATTGCCGGAGGTGGGAACCGTAATACACGTCACGCCGCCCGGGGGCGCTGCGCAGGGGTCTGTGTCGGGCGGAGAGCATGCTCTTGCCATTGCGGGTCAGGCAGGTCAAGTGGTGTCGGATCTTTCTCGGCCAGGCGGTCGTACGCATATATTTATTGCTGCCCCGAATGCCGTAGCGTTCTTTCTTGGTCAGCAGGCTGACTCCATGGGCGTCTGCATCCCATACGAGTTCGACTTCAAAAAGGAAGTCGACGCCTCCTATCGTCCCTCCTTCGAGATTGGACTTCAGCGGCCTTGA